From the Geotrypetes seraphini chromosome 8, aGeoSer1.1, whole genome shotgun sequence genome, the window ttatttatttatttatttgtttaattgtaTTTATATCTCATCCAGCCctgagagctcagaatgggttacaaggcaACATTCACAGTAATCAGACAAACAAGATACAGACAGTTAGGCAAAATGaggtatatatttttgttttcccCTCAGTAAAGGGTTGTCTTTATAAGCGATTTTTTTTCAATAGaattctctcttatcaagcagccctTTGGGATAAGAGGTATAGTAATTTGATCTCAAGTTCTAATTCCTATTTAAAATTCAgtaaattgttaaaaacttatctctttgagaaattttttaaatagttGAATTGTAATTCCTCTACGAATGTGCAGTTTCTTTTTTAAACGCTGTAAACCACACTGAACTGTGAGGTAGTTGCGGTATATAAGTGAATTGTTATGTTATCGTCTAACACAGTTGTTTATCCTAAATATTCCCCCCTCAGTACAGCTTTCATTGTTTTCCAATACAGAATGACATCCTTTTCGTGCTGTTTATTAAAGGATTTATAGTTAAATTTATCTGGTATCtggttatttttttaatttgaaaaccactttgaatgACTTGTAGCTAGGAAAGCAATATGGAAAATTTTTAAGTAAAGAGCAACACTTAAGGGATCATGCCTTTCATTGTAGGGTGTCAGAAGGCAGTTTGGTTGAGAATTTGTTGGCTTTTAAAGATCACCTTTAGACCATGGTTATTCATGGcttttaataaattatttaaggATGGATGGAGTTGGTTATGTGCAAATGGAATGCTTAATAATATTTTGTGTCTGTGCTAAGTTTGATTTATGATTCATTTTGAGATATTTACAGGTAGAAACAGAATAAATCAAAAAGAGAACTAAATGGCAGCCTTTGACTCCTTGCAGATTCCAGAAGTCATTGAGTTTTGTTGTGACTTCCTGATGTCCTGGGTGGATGAAGAAAACATCCTAGAGGTGTACAAGCTGGCAGAACTTTTCCATCTGGGGCAGCTCAGCGAGCACCTAGACTCTTATATCCTAAAAAGCTTTGTCTCCTTCTCCAAGACAGAGAAGTACCGGCAGCTTCCTCTGGAAAAGGTTTACTCCCTCCTAAGCAGCAACCGCCTGGAAGTGGACTCTGAGAATAAAGTATATGAGGGAGCACTCCTTTACCATTACACACTAGAAGAAGTAGAAACCGATCAAGTGTCATTGTTGGAGCCCCCTAAACTTTTAGAGACTGTGCGTTTCCCCCTGATGGAGCTTCAGGTTCTGCagaggctccatgatagactcagcCCATGCCCATTAAAAGAGACTGTAGCCAATGCCATAACTTACCACAAAAATGAGTGCCAGCAACCCACTTTGCAGAGCTCACAGACAATGCTCAGGTCTGAATTTGACTGTGTAGTGGGCTTTGGGGGCATGTATTCTACTCCATCAACAGTTCTTAGTGACCAGGCAAAATATCTGAACCCCCTGTTGAGAGAATGGAAGCACCTAACTACTGCACAGGCTCCCAGGATGTCCAACCAGGGAATTGCTGTACTCCATAACTTTGTGTATCTGATTGGTGGAGACAACAATGTGAGAGGGTTTCGGGCAGAGGCCCGATGTTGGAGGTAAGGAAGTAGTTTGTTTCTGATTAAATCACTTTCTGTTTCAATGATGCTACTTGATTGAGGGGGTTAGTGGTTGCTTAGCTATGATGGAGGCATAACTGTTATCTTCTTTGGTGTAGAATCCTGCTGTGCAGGGAAGAGAGGGATTTTAGAATGGCAGCAGTAATCACACTGCTGCAGATCAACCTAAGTGCCCATGATAGAAAGAAGACCCAGGTGGGGACTGGGTCTAAGGAACCTAGAAGCACAGATCTTTCTACTTGCAGTGTGCTGGAGAGCAGGATATACAAGAAGGGGTGTGGAGATGGCACTCCTTACAGTGCACAACCGCAGTCTAGTGATTTCTTTTGGAAACTGGTTTTTAATCTGCTTTTCCTCCAAGGTATGACCCGCGGCACAACAAATGGTTTAAAATCCAGTCCATGCAGCGGGAGCATGCTGATCTCTGTGTGTGTGTCCTGGGGCAGTACCTGTATGCTGTTGCAGGACGGGACTACCACGAAGAGCTGAATGTGGTGGAGAGGTATGATCCAAGAACCAACAACTGGGACTATGTAACACCCCTGAAGAGGGAGGTAAGACACAGCTGTGCACTGGAGTGATGAGGTCATTACCATGCATTCCATTCTTAAGTTTCTTCTGTAGAAGGTTTCTTCTGGGGGACGGTACATCTTGTCCTAATCTGTCCCAGCACTGTAGGGTCAGGATCAGTGACACTGGTGGTGCCATTGATTTGTTCCTTCCTAATCTTACGAGTGCATACAAAATTTCCTTGGGTATCTCCATGTTTTGTCTCTCTGGAACTCCATTACAGCCCTCTGCAAAACACTGATGTTTGAGTTCTGGACCTGCTGATTGGGCTAGGAGGCCTTGAGTAGGCTGTCGAGATGCCCATCTTAGCCCCACAGGGACCGGTGAGGAGGAAAGAAGGGGGTTGTGTCACACATATTCTGCCACACAGTGACATCTGATATGCAGGTGATCTCAGCTATCACTGTTATGGTTGGGTTACACGAAGAAGGTCATGACCTAATCGGGGATTAAACATGAATAGCTGGAGTTCAGCTGCAATTGCCTTCAAGACAGTCATGCACTTTTTTctctctcagttcttttattGTACCTTTATCTTATTGATCTGTATGTTCTTCTTGCCATGTTCTTTTCTCTGTTATGTTGATGTTATAAGTATCATGCCTTTGTTATAAGATATTTTTAATGTCTACTGTACTAAATTGTGTCATATTATTGTGATTTAATTTGCCTATTTCAAAGCTTACCTTGAGAGGAATGATGTGGCAGCCATGTTAGCCCACTCttaaagataatatgtagaaataaaaagaaaaccaaaaagaattcaggtgatacctttttattggactaattagaGCATGGTTAGATTAACTTTTTGAGGTAATCCTTCTAATTGTGTACTAAACTGACATTTGAGCATTTTATTACAATCACACCATCACTATAACTGTAAATTACCCAATGTGCAGTTCAACttgctctacaccaggggtgtccaaccttttggctttcctgggctgtattggccgaaaaaaaatgtttctggggccgcgcaaatgctgcagcaagacagaggaggcagctgtcaagacggtaaatacccaggggcagcagaggaaaacactgcatcaccctcgactgaagccgcacaaaatacttcacggggccgcaggttggacacccctgctctacaccatATACCGCCTTGGATGAATTTCTTAAAAGGTGAAAAATAAATCTGTTAATTAATTCCCTTTGGGTCCCAGAAAAGATCCCTTCAGAATAGTTTTATATTAGAGCATCTTTGATATACCATTGCTGAAATCTTAGTGAATACTAAAGCTGGAACCAGGAAGGTACCAAAGGGGCACGAAAAGCTCTAAAGACAGTGGCTGAGCCCTGCAGAAAACCTCAAATGGGTTTTGCAAAATGTTAGTTCTCTACCATTGCCTCATCTTGCATTATTTTCAGAAAACTGacctccttggccactttctacaGGTTCATGCCCATGCTGGTGCGGCGCTGGATGCCAAAATGTATATTTCATGTGGCAGGAGAGGAAATGATTATTTAAAAGAACTGCAGTGCTACTACCCAGAGAGTGATGAGTGGGAAGTCTTGCCAGAGAGTCCTGTGAGGCGGGCATGGCATGGCATGGTTGCAGCCTTGGGAAAACTCTACGTGATAGGAGGCAGTAATGATGACGCAGGCTACAGGAGAGATGTCCTGGAGGTGAGTACTACCCTGCTAGATAGGATGTAAATCCAAGTCTTTTTAACATCTTCAGGAAATACACTTAAAAAGAATGAATCACAAAAATTCTGTTCTTTATCTAGTGcaaggatgtcaaagtccctcctcaagggccgcaatccagtcgggttttcaggatttccc encodes:
- the KLHL22 gene encoding kelch-like protein 22 isoform X2, yielding MAEDQELVRSHTSPSEPLLSQYACKTYRSTEHSQALLGGLVSLRNSGILFDVVLRLEGKPIEAHRILLAASCDYFRGMFAGGLREMEQQEIHIQGVSYASMCQIVNFIYTSELELSLTNIQETLAAACLLQIPEVIEFCCDFLMSWVDEENILEVYKLAELFHLGQLSEHLDSYILKSFVSFSKTEKYRQLPLEKVYSLLSSNRLEVDSENKVYEGALLYHYTLEEVETDQVSLLEPPKLLETVRFPLMELQVLQRLHDRLSPCPLKETVANAITYHKNECQQPTLQSSQTMLRSEFDCVVGFGGMYSTPSTVLSDQAKYLNPLLREWKHLTTAQAPRMSNQGIAVLHNFVYLIGGDNNVRGFRAEARCWRYDPRHNKWFKIQSMQREHADLCVCVLGQYLYAVAGRDYHEELNVVERYDPRTNNWDYVTPLKREVHAHAGAALDAKMYISCGRRGNDYLKELQCYYPESDEWEVLPESPVRRAWHGMVAALGKLYVIGGSNDDAGYRRDVLEVPSYNPSIGQWTTVCPLPAGHGEPGVAVLSNRIYVLGGRSHYQGARMNYVHIFDVARNCWEEGPHLDDDISGMAACVLTLPRALLMDTEQCTSDSSMDRPQRYMDFTCEVMSVSDWEELDNSSED
- the KLHL22 gene encoding kelch-like protein 22 isoform X1, with the translated sequence MLPTELCVLLAFRRGTASGSGTCRAQLMAEDQELVRSHTSPSEPLLSQYACKTYRSTEHSQALLGGLVSLRNSGILFDVVLRLEGKPIEAHRILLAASCDYFRGMFAGGLREMEQQEIHIQGVSYASMCQIVNFIYTSELELSLTNIQETLAAACLLQIPEVIEFCCDFLMSWVDEENILEVYKLAELFHLGQLSEHLDSYILKSFVSFSKTEKYRQLPLEKVYSLLSSNRLEVDSENKVYEGALLYHYTLEEVETDQVSLLEPPKLLETVRFPLMELQVLQRLHDRLSPCPLKETVANAITYHKNECQQPTLQSSQTMLRSEFDCVVGFGGMYSTPSTVLSDQAKYLNPLLREWKHLTTAQAPRMSNQGIAVLHNFVYLIGGDNNVRGFRAEARCWRYDPRHNKWFKIQSMQREHADLCVCVLGQYLYAVAGRDYHEELNVVERYDPRTNNWDYVTPLKREVHAHAGAALDAKMYISCGRRGNDYLKELQCYYPESDEWEVLPESPVRRAWHGMVAALGKLYVIGGSNDDAGYRRDVLEVPSYNPSIGQWTTVCPLPAGHGEPGVAVLSNRIYVLGGRSHYQGARMNYVHIFDVARNCWEEGPHLDDDISGMAACVLTLPRALLMDTEQCTSDSSMDRPQRYMDFTCEVMSVSDWEELDNSSED